A single window of Liolophura sinensis isolate JHLJ2023 chromosome 6, CUHK_Ljap_v2, whole genome shotgun sequence DNA harbors:
- the LOC135467863 gene encoding serine/threonine-protein phosphatase 4 regulatory subunit 3-like — MADTRRRVKLYMLNEDRQWDDRGTGHVSSAYVDRLEGMSLLVRSETDGSSLLESRIHPDTAYQKQQETLIVWSEADNYDLALSFQEKAGCEEIWEKICQEQGKDPSVEITQEDVLESGDEQFDELPDTAPPIELPPCELSKLEEISELFRSVLPSPIRREKLSSAIERDSYIRKLVDLFQICEDLEKLDGLHHLYDTFKSMFLLNKNALFEIMFSEDLIFDVVGVLEYDPLLVQPAKHREFLRSSKRFKEVIPILNQDLLTKIHQTYRVQYIHDVILPTPTVFEENMLSALSSFIFFNKVEIVSTLQDDETFLTTLFAQLTGDETDDEKRRDLILFLKEFCTFSQTLQPHSRDSFFKTLSSLGVLSAIEIILGLDDEKMKSAAIDIFSYIVEFSPSMVREFILQEGQTPDDEDLLINLVIEQMVNDTDPELGGAMQLMGILRILIDPENMLATANKTEKTEFLSFFYKHSMHVLTAPLFANTTEDKPSNDDYQSAQLLGLILELLSFCVEHHTYHIKNYVINKDLLRRVLVLLKSKHTFLALCALRLMRKIIGLKEEFYNRYIVKGNLFQAVVDAFMANGDRYNLLNSAMIELFEFIKVEEIRSLSNHIVETHMKELEKVTYVNTFKTIKSKYEQQQDRLKDKPSVENNVSSVLRNNRFRRDARTLDEEEAMWFDDEEDLEDGEAIIPMSDFLKNKIDSNKIDSDFDHFKLMESKRASKEADIRDSPPKLLNRTSPINISLKTASPTMTPAGSPVSSPGSPVSPIRVNPALTPACSPSSPADYREGPLAVKTGRVGLVDYPDEDSDEEEEEDSIPAKRPRLAT, encoded by the exons gatCAAGTTTGTTGGAGTCTAGAATCCACCCAGACACGGCCTATCAAAAACAGCAG GAAACTTTGATAGTGTGGTCAGAAGCGGACAACTATGACTTGGCTTTAAGCTTTCAGGAAAAAGCAGGATGTGAAGAAATATGGGAGAAAATTTGTCAG GAACAAGGCAAAGACCCATCTGTGGAAATCACTCAGGAGGATGTATTGGAGTCTGGTGATGAACAGTTTGATGAGTTGCCAGACACAGCTCCACCTATAGAACTGCCTCCCTGTGAACTTAGCAAATTGGAGGAGATTTCTGAACTCTTCAGAAGTGTGCTTCCTTCTCCTATTCGGCGAGAGAAGTTATCAAGTGCCATTGAGAGAGATTCCTACATTAGAAAGCTGGTGGACTTATTCCAGATATGTGAGGACCTGGAAAAACTAGATGGATTACATCATCTGTATGACACTTTTAAAAGCATGTTCCTTTTGAACAAGAATGCTTTGTTTGAGATCATGTTCAGTGAGGACTTGATATTTGACGTTGTTGGAGTGCTGGAGTACGACCCGTTGTTAGTTCAGCCAGCCAAACACCGAGAGTTTTTACGCAGTAGCAAGCGGTTCAAAGAAGTGATCCCAATCCTCAACCAAGATTTATTGACTAAGATTCACCAGACTTACAGAGTACAGTACATTCATGATGTTATACTCCCCACACCCACCGTCTTTGAAGAGAACATGCTATCAGCTCTTtcttcattcatattttttaacaaaGTGGAAATAGTGAGCACGCTACAG GATGACGAAACCTTTCTGACGACGTTATTTGCTCAGTTGACGGGTGATGAAACGGACGATGAAAAGCGACGGGATCTCATTCTCTTCCTTAAAGAGTTCTGCACATTTTCACAAACATTACAACCCCATAGTCGAGACTCGTTTTTCAAG acATTATCAAGTTTAGGAGTTCTATCAGCCATAGAAATCATTTTG GGTTTGGATGATgagaaaatgaaatcagcaGCAATAGACATCTTTTCCTACATTGTCGAATTTAGTCCGTCCATGGTGAGAGAGTTCATTCTACAAGAAGGACAAACGCCTGATGAt GAGGATCTTTTAATTAACCTAGTCATAGAGCAAATGGTGAATGATACAGATCCAG AGCTGGGTGGTGCAATGCAGTTGATGGGGATTCTCCGAATTCTGATAGATCCAGAAAATATGCTGGCAACAGCAAAT aaGACTGAGAAAACAGAGTTCCTGAGTTTCTTCTACAAACACAGTATGCATGTGTTGACAGCTCCATTGTTTGCCAATACGACAGAAGATAAGCCCAGCAACG ATGACTACCAGTCTGCACAGTTGCTCGGCTTGATACTGGAGCTGCTCTCATTTTGTGTGGAACATCATACCTACCATATAAAGAATTATGTGATTAACAAAGACTTACTGAGAAGAGTTCTGGTCCTGCTCAagtcaaaacacacatttctaGCTCTAT GTGCTTTGCGATTAATGAGGAAAATCATTGGTCTGAAAGAGGAGTTCTATAACCGGTACATTGTCAAAGGGAACCTGTTCCAGGCTGTCGTGGACGCCTTCATGGCCAATGGGGACCGCTACAACCTCCTCAACTCTGCAATGATAGAGCTGTTTGAGTTCATCAAAGTG GAAGAAATCCGATCTTTAAGCAACCACATTGTGGAAACTCACATGAAGGAGCTGGAAAAGGTCACTTACGTTAACACCTTTAAAACTATCAAATCGAAATATGAGCAGCAGCAAGATCGCTTGAAAGACAAGCCATCAGTTGAAAA CAATGTATCGTCTGTGTTGAGGAACAACCGTTTTCGGCGTGACGCACGCACGCTGGATGAGGAAGAAGCCATGTGGTTTGATGATGAGGAAGACCTGGAGGATGGTGAGGCCATCATCCCTATGTCAGACTTCCTCAAAAACAAGATAGACTCCAACAAAATCGACTCAGACTTTGACCATTTTAAGCTGATGGAGAGCAAGAGAG CGTCTAAAGAAGCTGACATCCGGGACTCCCCACCCAAGCTTCTGAACCGTACCTCCCCGATTAACATCAGCCTTAAGACGGCGTCACCAACGATGACGCCAGCAGGCAGCCCAGTGTCCAGTCCTGGCTCTCCGGTTAGCCCCATCCGGGTCAACCCTGCCCTCACCCCAGCCTGTTCTCCTTCCAGCCCGGCAGACTACCGGGAGGGACCCCTGGCTGTCAAG ACTGGCCGGGTGGGACTGGTGGATTACCCTGACGAGGATTCAGATGAGGAAGAAGAAGAGGATTCAATACCGGCCAAACGTCCTCGCCTCGCCACCTAG